A portion of the Streptomyces erythrochromogenes genome contains these proteins:
- the rpsH gene encoding 30S ribosomal protein S8, whose amino-acid sequence MTMTDPIADMLTRLRNANSAYHDTVVMPHSKIKSHIAEILKQEGFITGWKVEDAEVGKNLVLELKFGPNRERSIAGIKRISKPGLRVYAKSTNLPKVLGGLGVAIISTSHGLLTGQQAGKKGVGGEVLAYVW is encoded by the coding sequence ATGACCATGACTGACCCCATCGCAGACATGCTCACGCGTCTGCGTAACGCTAACTCGGCGTACCACGACACCGTCGTGATGCCGCACAGCAAGATCAAGTCGCACATCGCGGAGATCCTCAAGCAGGAGGGTTTCATCACCGGCTGGAAGGTCGAGGACGCCGAGGTCGGCAAGAACCTCGTCCTCGAGCTGAAGTTCGGGCCGAACCGTGAGCGCTCCATCGCGGGCATCAAGCGGATCTCGAAGCCCGGTCTGCGCGTGTACGCGAAGTCCACCAACCTGCCGAAGGTCCTCGGCGGCCTGGGCGTGGCGATCATCTCCACGTCCCACGGTCTCCTGACCGGCCAGCAGGCAGGCAAGAAGGGCGTAGGTGGGGAAGTCCTCGCCTACGTCTGGTAG
- a CDS encoding type Z 30S ribosomal protein S14 — protein sequence MAKKALIAKAARKPKFGVRAYTRCQRCGRPHSVYRKFGLCRVCLREMAHRGELPGVTKSSW from the coding sequence ATGGCGAAGAAGGCTCTCATCGCGAAGGCTGCCCGTAAGCCCAAGTTCGGTGTGCGTGCGTACACCCGCTGCCAGCGCTGCGGTCGCCCCCACTCCGTGTACCGCAAGTTCGGCCTCTGCCGCGTGTGCCTCCGTGAGATGGCTCACCGTGGCGAGCTGCCGGGCGTGACCAAGAGCTCCTGGTAA
- the rplE gene encoding 50S ribosomal protein L5 has protein sequence MATTPRLKTKYREEIAGKLREEFSYENVMQIPGLVKIVVNMGVGDAARDSKLIDGAIRDLTTITGQKPAVTKARKSIAQFKLREGQPIGCHVTLRGDRMWEFLDRTLSLALPRIRDFRGLSPKQFDGRGNYTFGLTEQVMFHEIDQDKIDRTRGMDITVVTTATNDAEGRALLRHLGFPFKEA, from the coding sequence ATGGCTACCACTCCGCGTCTGAAGACGAAGTACCGCGAGGAGATCGCGGGCAAGCTGCGTGAAGAGTTCTCCTACGAGAACGTCATGCAGATCCCCGGCCTCGTCAAGATCGTCGTGAACATGGGTGTCGGCGACGCCGCCCGTGACTCGAAGCTGATCGACGGCGCCATCCGCGACCTGACGACGATCACCGGTCAGAAGCCGGCCGTCACGAAGGCCCGCAAGTCCATCGCGCAGTTCAAGCTGCGCGAGGGTCAGCCGATCGGCTGCCACGTCACCCTCCGTGGTGACCGCATGTGGGAGTTCCTGGACCGTACGCTGTCGCTCGCGCTGCCGCGTATCCGTGACTTCCGTGGTCTGTCGCCGAAGCAGTTCGACGGCCGTGGCAACTACACCTTCGGTCTCACGGAGCAGGTCATGTTCCACGAGATCGACCAGGACAAGATCGACCGTACCCGGGGTATGGACATCACCGTGGTCACCACGGCGACCAACGACGCTGAGGGCCGCGCGCTCCTTCGTCACCTCGGCTTCCCCTTCAAGGAGGCGTAA
- the rplX gene encoding 50S ribosomal protein L24, giving the protein MKIKKGDLVQVITGKDKGKQGKVIVAFPAENRVLVEGVNRVKKHTKAGQNQAGGIVITEAPVHVSNVQLVVEKDGKKVVTRVGYRFDDEGNKIRVAKRTGEDI; this is encoded by the coding sequence ATGAAGATCAAGAAGGGCGACCTGGTACAGGTCATCACCGGCAAGGACAAGGGCAAGCAGGGCAAGGTCATCGTCGCCTTCCCCGCCGAGAACCGCGTCCTGGTCGAGGGTGTCAACCGGGTCAAGAAGCACACCAAGGCTGGCCAGAACCAGGCCGGTGGCATCGTGATCACCGAGGCTCCGGTCCACGTGTCCAACGTCCAGCTGGTCGTGGAGAAGGACGGCAAGAAGGTCGTCACCCGCGTCGGTTACCGCTTCGACGACGAGGGCAACAAGATCCGCGTTGCCAAGCGCACGGGTGAGGACATCTGA
- the rplN gene encoding 50S ribosomal protein L14, whose amino-acid sequence MIQQESRLRVADNTGAKEILCIRVLGGSGRRYAGIGDVIVATVKDAIPGGNVKKGDVVKAVIVRTVKERRRQDGSYIRFDENAAVILKNDGDPRGTRIFGPVGRELREKKFMKIISLAPEVL is encoded by the coding sequence GTGATCCAGCAGGAGTCGCGACTGCGTGTCGCCGACAACACTGGTGCCAAGGAGATCCTTTGCATCCGTGTTCTCGGTGGCTCCGGTCGCCGCTACGCGGGCATCGGTGACGTCATCGTCGCCACCGTCAAGGACGCGATCCCCGGTGGCAACGTGAAGAAGGGTGACGTCGTCAAGGCGGTCATCGTTCGCACCGTCAAGGAGCGCCGCCGCCAGGACGGCTCGTACATCCGCTTCGACGAGAACGCCGCCGTCATTCTGAAGAACGACGGCGACCCTCGCGGCACCCGTATCTTCGGCCCCGTCGGCCGTGAGCTGCGCGAGAAGAAGTTCATGAAGATCATCTCGCTCGCGCCGGAGGTGCTGTAA
- the rpsQ gene encoding 30S ribosomal protein S17, which yields MSENNVTEKTERGFRKTREGLVVSDKMDKTVVVAVEDRVKHALYGKVIRRTNKLKAHDEQNAAGVGDRVLIMETRPLSASKRWRIVEILEKAK from the coding sequence ATGAGCGAGAACAACGTGACTGAGAAGACCGAGCGCGGCTTCCGCAAGACCCGTGAGGGTCTGGTCGTCAGCGACAAGATGGACAAGACCGTCGTCGTCGCCGTCGAGGACCGCGTGAAGCACGCCCTGTACGGCAAGGTCATCCGCCGTACGAACAAGCTCAAGGCTCACGACGAGCAGAACGCTGCCGGCGTCGGCGACCGCGTCCTCATCATGGAGACGCGTCCGCTGTCGGCGAGCAAGCGCTGGCGCATCGTCGAGATCCTCGAGAAGGCCAAGTAA
- the rpmC gene encoding 50S ribosomal protein L29, producing the protein MATGTKASELRELGNEELVAKLREAKEELFKLRFQAATGQLENNGRLKSVRKDIARIYTLMHERELGIETVENA; encoded by the coding sequence ATGGCGACGGGAACCAAGGCGTCCGAGCTCCGCGAGCTCGGCAACGAGGAGCTCGTTGCCAAGCTGCGCGAGGCCAAGGAGGAGCTGTTCAAGCTCCGTTTCCAGGCGGCCACCGGCCAGCTGGAGAACAACGGCCGGCTCAAGTCCGTCCGTAAGGACATCGCTCGCATCTACACCCTGATGCACGAGCGTGAGCTCGGTATCGAGACGGTGGAGAACGCCTGA
- the rplP gene encoding 50S ribosomal protein L16, with amino-acid sequence MLIPRRVKHRKQHHPKRRGMAKGGTEVSFGEYGIQALTPAYVTNRQIEAARIAMTRHIKRGGKVWINIYPDRPLTKKPAETRMGSGKGSPEWWIANVHPGRVMFELSYPNEKIAREALTRAAHKLPMKCRIVKREAGES; translated from the coding sequence ATGCTGATCCCTCGTAGGGTCAAGCACCGCAAGCAGCACCACCCGAAGCGCCGCGGTATGGCCAAGGGCGGTACTGAGGTCTCGTTCGGCGAGTACGGCATCCAGGCGCTTACCCCCGCCTACGTGACGAACCGCCAGATCGAGGCGGCTCGTATCGCGATGACCCGCCACATCAAGCGTGGCGGCAAGGTCTGGATCAACATCTACCCGGACCGCCCGCTGACGAAGAAGCCTGCCGAGACCCGCATGGGTTCCGGTAAGGGTTCCCCGGAGTGGTGGATCGCGAACGTGCACCCGGGCCGGGTCATGTTCGAGCTGTCCTACCCGAACGAAAAGATTGCGCGTGAGGCCCTCACTCGTGCGGCCCACAAGCTGCCGATGAAGTGCCGGATCGTCAAGCGCGAGGCAGGTGAGTCGTGA
- the rpsC gene encoding 30S ribosomal protein S3: MGQKVNPHGFRLGITTDFKSRWYADKLYKDYVKEDVAIRRMMTSGMERAGISKVEIERTRDRVRVDIHTARPGIVIGRRGAEADRIRGDLEKLTGKQVQLNILEVKNPELDAQLVAQAVAEQLSSRVSFRRAMRKSMQGTMKAGAKGIKIQCGGRLGGAEMSRSEFYREGRVPLHTLRANVDYGFFEAKTTFGRIGVKVWIYKGDVKNIAEVRAENAAARAGNRPARGAGAGDRPAGRGGRGGERGGRGGRKPQQAAGAEAPKADAPAAAPAESTGTEA; this comes from the coding sequence ATGGGCCAGAAGGTAAACCCGCACGGGTTCCGGCTCGGCATCACCACGGACTTCAAGTCCCGTTGGTACGCCGACAAGCTGTACAAGGACTACGTCAAGGAAGACGTCGCCATCCGTCGGATGATGACGTCCGGCATGGAGCGCGCCGGCATCTCGAAGGTTGAGATCGAGCGCACCCGTGACCGCGTGCGTGTGGACATCCACACCGCTCGTCCGGGCATCGTCATCGGCCGCCGTGGCGCCGAGGCCGACCGCATCCGCGGTGACCTCGAGAAGCTCACGGGCAAGCAGGTCCAGCTGAACATCCTCGAGGTCAAGAACCCCGAGCTCGACGCTCAGCTGGTTGCCCAGGCCGTTGCCGAGCAGCTCTCCTCCCGCGTCTCCTTCCGTCGTGCCATGCGCAAGAGCATGCAGGGCACGATGAAGGCCGGCGCCAAGGGCATCAAGATCCAGTGTGGCGGCCGTCTCGGCGGCGCCGAGATGTCCCGCTCCGAGTTCTACCGCGAGGGTCGTGTGCCGCTGCACACGCTGCGCGCGAACGTGGACTACGGCTTCTTCGAGGCCAAGACCACCTTCGGCCGTATCGGTGTGAAGGTCTGGATCTACAAGGGCGACGTCAAGAACATCGCCGAGGTTCGCGCCGAGAACGCTGCGGCCCGTGCGGGTAACCGCCCGGCCCGTGGTGCCGGCGCTGGCGACCGTCCCGCCGGCCGTGGTGGCCGTGGTGGCGAGCGCGGCGGCCGTGGTGGCCGCAAGCCGCAGCAGGCTGCTGGTGCCGAGGCCCCCAAGGCCGACGCTCCCGCCGCCGCTCCGGCCGAGAGCACCGGAACGGAGGCCTGA
- the rplV gene encoding 50S ribosomal protein L22, giving the protein MEARAQARYIRVTPMKARRVVDLIRGMDATEAQAVLRFAPQAASVPVGKVLDSAIANAAHNYNHPDASTLVISEAYVDEGPTLKRFRPRAQGRAYRIRKRTSHITVVVSSKEGSR; this is encoded by the coding sequence ATGGAAGCCAGGGCCCAGGCGCGGTACATCCGCGTCACGCCCATGAAGGCCCGCCGCGTGGTGGACCTTATCCGTGGCATGGATGCCACGGAGGCTCAGGCGGTCCTGCGTTTCGCCCCGCAGGCCGCGAGCGTGCCGGTCGGCAAGGTGCTGGACAGCGCCATTGCCAACGCCGCACACAACTACAACCACCCGGACGCCTCCACGCTGGTCATCAGCGAGGCGTACGTGGACGAGGGCCCGACCCTGAAGCGGTTCCGTCCGCGTGCCCAGGGCCGTGCCTACCGGATCCGCAAGCGGACCAGCCACATCACCGTGGTCGTCAGCAGCAAGGAAGGTTCCCGGTAA
- the rpsS gene encoding 30S ribosomal protein S19, whose protein sequence is MPRSLKKGPFVDDHLVKKVDAQNEAGTKNVIKTWSRRSMIIPSMLGHTIAVHNGKTHVPVFVTESMVGHKLGEFSPTRTFRGHVKDDRKSKRR, encoded by the coding sequence ATGCCGCGCAGTCTCAAGAAGGGGCCCTTCGTCGACGACCACCTCGTAAAGAAGGTGGACGCCCAGAACGAAGCCGGCACCAAGAACGTCATCAAGACCTGGTCCCGTCGCTCGATGATCATCCCCAGCATGCTGGGTCACACCATCGCGGTGCACAACGGCAAGACCCACGTCCCGGTGTTCGTCACCGAGTCGATGGTCGGCCACAAGCTCGGCGAGTTCTCGCCGACTCGCACCTTCCGCGGCCACGTCAAGGACGACCGGAAGTCGAAGCGCCGCTAA
- the rplB gene encoding 50S ribosomal protein L2 — protein MGIRKYKPTTPGRRGSSVADFVEITRSTPEKSLVRPLHSKGGRNNTGRVTVRHQGGGHKRAYRVIDFRRHDKDGVPAKVAHIEYDPNRTARIALLHYADGEKRYIIAPRGLQQGDRIENGPTADIKPGNNLALRNIPVGTTIHAIELRPGGGAKFARSAGASVQLLAKEGVMAHLRMPSGEIRLVDARCRATVGEVGNAEQSNINWGKAGRMRWKGVRPSVRGVAMNPVDHPHGGGEGKTSGGRHPVSPWGQKEGRTRSPKKASNKYIVRRRKTNKKR, from the coding sequence ATGGGTATCCGCAAGTACAAGCCGACGACCCCGGGCCGTCGTGGCTCCAGCGTCGCCGACTTTGTCGAGATCACGCGGTCCACGCCGGAGAAGTCGCTGGTCCGCCCCCTGCACAGCAAGGGCGGCCGTAACAACACCGGTCGTGTGACCGTTCGCCACCAGGGTGGTGGCCACAAGCGCGCCTACCGCGTGATCGACTTCCGTCGTCACGACAAGGACGGCGTGCCGGCCAAGGTCGCGCACATCGAGTACGACCCCAACCGCACCGCGCGCATCGCGCTGCTGCACTACGCCGACGGCGAGAAGCGCTACATCATCGCGCCGCGCGGTCTGCAGCAGGGTGACCGGATCGAGAACGGCCCGACGGCCGACATCAAGCCGGGCAACAACCTCGCGCTCCGCAACATCCCGGTCGGTACCACGATCCACGCGATCGAGCTCCGCCCCGGTGGCGGCGCCAAGTTCGCGCGTTCCGCTGGTGCCTCCGTGCAGCTGCTGGCGAAGGAGGGCGTGATGGCCCACCTTCGTATGCCGTCCGGTGAGATCCGTCTCGTCGACGCGCGCTGCCGCGCCACGGTCGGCGAGGTCGGCAACGCCGAGCAGTCGAACATCAACTGGGGCAAGGCCGGCCGCATGCGCTGGAAGGGCGTTCGCCCCTCCGTCCGCGGTGTCGCGATGAACCCGGTTGACCACCCGCACGGTGGTGGTGAGGGCAAGACCAGTGGTGGCCGCCACCCGGTCTCCCCGTGGGGTCAGAAGGAGGGTCGTACTCGTTCGCCGAAGAAGGCTTCGAACAAGTACATCGTCCGCCGCCGCAAGACGAACAAGAAGCGCTAG
- the rplW gene encoding 50S ribosomal protein L23 → MSEATVTSKTFTDPRDLLIKPVVSEKSYALLDENKYTFIVAPGANKTQIKQAVEAVFSVKVTGVNTINRQGKRKRTKTGFGKRANTKRAIVTLAEGNRIDIFGGQAS, encoded by the coding sequence ATGTCTGAGGCGACCGTTACCAGCAAGACCTTCACCGACCCGCGCGACCTGCTGATCAAGCCGGTCGTCTCGGAGAAGAGCTACGCGCTGCTGGACGAGAACAAGTACACGTTCATCGTCGCGCCCGGCGCCAACAAGACCCAGATCAAGCAGGCCGTCGAGGCGGTCTTCTCGGTCAAGGTCACCGGGGTCAACACGATCAACCGTCAGGGTAAGCGCAAGCGCACCAAGACCGGTTTCGGCAAGCGCGCCAACACCAAGCGCGCCATCGTGACCCTTGCCGAGGGCAACCGTATCGACATCTTCGGCGGCCAGGCCTCCTAA
- the rplD gene encoding 50S ribosomal protein L4, which translates to MSTIDILSPAGDKAGTVELPAEIFDAKTSVPLIHQVVVAQLAAARQGTHKTKTRGEVRGGGRKPYRQKGTGRARQGSTRAPQFAGGGVVHGPQPRDYSQRTPKKMKVAALRGALSDRARHSRIHVVTGVVEGAASTKAAKTLFGKISERKNLLLVVERADEAAWLSARNLPQVHILEPGQLNTYDVIVSDDVVFTQAALESFVSGPKADETEGSDA; encoded by the coding sequence ATGAGCACCATTGACATCCTTTCGCCGGCAGGCGACAAGGCCGGTACCGTCGAGCTCCCCGCGGAGATCTTCGACGCCAAGACCAGCGTTCCGCTGATCCACCAGGTCGTTGTCGCTCAGCTGGCTGCTGCCCGTCAGGGCACGCACAAGACCAAGACCCGTGGCGAAGTCCGTGGTGGTGGCCGCAAGCCGTACCGCCAGAAGGGCACCGGCCGCGCCCGTCAGGGTTCGACCCGCGCTCCGCAGTTCGCAGGCGGTGGCGTCGTCCACGGCCCGCAGCCGCGTGACTACTCGCAGCGGACCCCCAAGAAGATGAAGGTCGCCGCCCTCCGCGGTGCCCTCTCGGACCGTGCGCGTCACTCCCGCATCCACGTCGTCACCGGCGTGGTCGAGGGTGCCGCCTCCACGAAGGCCGCCAAGACGCTGTTCGGCAAGATCTCGGAGCGCAAGAACCTGCTCCTGGTCGTCGAGCGTGCCGACGAGGCCGCGTGGCTGTCCGCCCGCAACCTGCCCCAGGTTCACATCCTGGAGCCGGGCCAGCTGAACACGTACGACGTGATCGTCTCTGACGACGTGGTCTTCACCCAGGCCGCGCTCGAGTCCTTCGTGTCTGGCCCCAAGGCCGATGAGACCGAAGGGAGCGACGCCTGA
- the rplC gene encoding 50S ribosomal protein L3: MAKQIKGVLGEKLGMTQVWDENNRVVPVTVVKAGPCVVTQVRTNDIDGYESVQIAFGEIDPRKVNKPLKGHFAKADVTPRRHLVELRTSDASEYTLGQEITAEVFESGVKVDVTGNSKGKGFAGVMKRHNFRGLGAGHGVQRKHRSPGSIGGCATPGRVFKGMRMAGRMGNERVTTQNLTIHAVDAEKGLLLIKGAVPGPNGGLVLVRTAAKGA; this comes from the coding sequence ATGGCAAAGCAGATCAAGGGCGTCCTGGGCGAGAAGCTCGGCATGACCCAGGTCTGGGACGAGAACAACCGTGTCGTCCCGGTGACCGTCGTCAAGGCCGGGCCCTGCGTCGTTACCCAGGTCCGTACGAACGACATCGACGGCTACGAGTCGGTCCAGATCGCCTTCGGCGAGATCGACCCGCGCAAGGTGAACAAGCCCCTCAAGGGCCACTTCGCCAAGGCCGACGTGACCCCCCGCCGCCACCTGGTGGAGCTCCGCACCTCCGACGCCAGCGAGTACACGCTCGGCCAGGAGATCACTGCTGAGGTGTTCGAGTCCGGCGTCAAGGTTGACGTCACGGGCAACAGCAAGGGCAAGGGCTTCGCCGGTGTCATGAAGCGGCACAACTTCCGGGGCCTCGGCGCCGGTCACGGTGTGCAGCGCAAGCACCGCTCCCCCGGTTCGATCGGTGGCTGCGCCACCCCTGGGCGTGTCTTCAAGGGCATGCGCATGGCCGGTCGCATGGGTAACGAGCGCGTCACCACCCAGAACCTGACCATCCACGCGGTTGACGCGGAGAAGGGTCTGCTGCTCATCAAGGGCGCGGTCCCCGGTCCGAACGGCGGCCTCGTCCTGGTCCGTACCGCGGCCAAGGGGGCTTGA
- the rpsJ gene encoding 30S ribosomal protein S10, translating to MAGQKIRIRLKAYDHEVIDSSAKKIVETVTRTGASVAGPVPLPTEKNVYCVIKSPHKYKDSREHFEMRTHKRLIDILDPTPKTVDSLMRLDLPAGVDIEIKL from the coding sequence ATGGCGGGACAGAAGATCCGCATCCGGCTCAAGGCCTACGACCACGAGGTCATCGACTCCTCGGCGAAGAAGATCGTCGAGACGGTGACCCGCACTGGTGCGTCGGTCGCGGGCCCGGTGCCGCTGCCCACTGAGAAGAACGTGTACTGCGTCATCAAGTCGCCGCACAAGTACAAGGACTCGCGCGAGCACTTCGAGATGCGCACGCACAAGCGCCTGATCGACATCCTCGACCCGACGCCCAAGACCGTTGACTCGCTGATGCGCCTGGACCTTCCGGCCGGCGTTGACATCGAGATCAAGCTCTGA
- a CDS encoding peptidoglycan recognition protein family protein: MKLGRARGTALAAALGVVAVLGIQGVANGTGGSDEGEVSPYSARAREKGPVEGEVHKLALKPKGQGEAVLSQQDTEPFGLLGVSWTDPEAEVKGKIEARTRDADSGKWSKWVVLEQAESGLDGKRPGLRGATEPVWVGPSDGAEVRVTGGGTLPAGMELNLVDPGAGAAKAKKKNDLGLGPAAFSLPAVDPAPTTPGPESTAPRPDVVSRVQWGADESLNDEGPIYLPGGKIKAVFVHHTAATAPYECSESAAIVRGLHVYHVKTNGWRDLGYNFLVDKCGTLFEGRQGGVDQPVQGAHTYGWNAESTSVSVLGDYTNGGASAAALEGISKAAAYKLGQYDGDMNGTATLTAGDTQKNYFGTSFTKGQQYQFKSLSGHRDGFNTQCPGNSLYPQLEALRQTGPAAQLKIASVNGATATPGATLPSGAALTVDWTTSTATGRLAKFELLVDGEATAVTDGAGRKATAVVTDGKHEVRVRATAANGKVSTSLAVTVEADVKGAKFVPLTPKRLMDTREGLGVRKGPVGSGEVVTLPVAAATGGTPTAVVLNVTATNPTQPSFVSVYPSGTTRSSASNLNFTPGRTIPNLVVVPVINGSVSFYNNQGTVDLIADITGYFTSTGDGATQTNFGPKRLMDTRTGTGVPAAPVGTGGVVTLPVAGVDGIPATGVKAVVLNVTATNPTQPSFVSVYPSGTTRSSASNLNFTPGQTIPNLVVVPVVDGKVSFYNNQGTVDLIADITGYFSDSDAGATHANFGPKRLMDTRTGTGVRQGPVTGGSVVTLPVAGIGGVPATGIKAVVLNVTATNPTEASFVSVFPSGTTRTSASNLNFTPGLTIPNLVVVPVVDGKVSFYNNSGSVDLIADITGYFR, encoded by the coding sequence TTGAAACTAGGTCGTGCGCGCGGGACGGCTCTGGCCGCCGCGCTCGGCGTCGTGGCGGTCCTGGGCATACAGGGCGTCGCAAACGGCACGGGCGGTTCCGACGAGGGCGAGGTGTCGCCCTACAGCGCCCGCGCCCGCGAGAAGGGACCGGTCGAGGGGGAGGTGCACAAGCTCGCCCTCAAGCCCAAGGGGCAGGGCGAGGCCGTCCTCTCCCAGCAGGACACCGAGCCGTTCGGGCTCCTCGGCGTCTCCTGGACCGACCCCGAGGCCGAGGTGAAGGGCAAGATCGAGGCCCGCACCCGTGACGCCGACAGCGGCAAGTGGTCGAAGTGGGTCGTGCTGGAGCAGGCCGAGTCCGGCCTCGACGGCAAGCGCCCGGGCCTGCGCGGTGCCACCGAGCCCGTCTGGGTCGGCCCGTCCGACGGCGCCGAGGTACGGGTGACCGGGGGCGGCACGCTGCCCGCCGGCATGGAGCTGAACCTGGTGGACCCGGGCGCCGGCGCCGCGAAGGCCAAGAAGAAGAACGACCTGGGCCTCGGCCCGGCCGCCTTCTCCCTCCCCGCCGTGGACCCCGCGCCGACGACGCCGGGACCGGAATCGACCGCCCCGCGGCCGGACGTGGTCTCCCGCGTGCAGTGGGGCGCCGACGAGTCCCTGAACGACGAGGGCCCGATCTACCTGCCCGGCGGGAAGATCAAGGCCGTCTTCGTCCACCACACCGCGGCCACCGCGCCCTACGAGTGCTCCGAGTCCGCGGCCATCGTCCGCGGTCTGCACGTCTACCACGTGAAGACCAACGGCTGGCGCGACCTCGGCTACAACTTCCTCGTCGACAAGTGCGGCACCCTCTTCGAGGGCCGTCAGGGCGGTGTGGACCAGCCCGTCCAGGGCGCCCACACCTACGGCTGGAACGCCGAGTCGACGAGCGTCTCCGTCCTCGGCGACTACACGAACGGCGGCGCCTCCGCCGCCGCGCTCGAAGGCATCTCCAAGGCCGCGGCGTACAAGCTGGGCCAGTACGACGGCGACATGAACGGCACCGCGACGCTGACCGCGGGCGACACGCAGAAGAACTACTTCGGCACCTCCTTCACCAAGGGGCAGCAGTACCAGTTCAAGTCGCTCTCGGGTCACCGCGACGGCTTCAACACCCAGTGCCCGGGCAACTCGCTCTACCCCCAGCTGGAAGCGCTCCGCCAGACGGGCCCCGCGGCCCAGCTGAAGATCGCCTCGGTGAACGGTGCGACGGCCACGCCGGGTGCCACCCTCCCGAGCGGCGCCGCCCTCACGGTCGACTGGACCACCAGCACGGCCACCGGCCGGCTGGCCAAGTTCGAGCTCCTCGTGGACGGTGAGGCCACGGCGGTCACCGACGGCGCGGGCCGCAAGGCGACCGCCGTCGTGACCGACGGCAAGCACGAGGTCCGGGTCCGGGCGACCGCCGCGAACGGCAAGGTGTCCACGAGCCTCGCGGTCACCGTCGAAGCGGACGTCAAGGGCGCCAAGTTCGTCCCCCTGACCCCGAAGCGGCTGATGGACACCCGCGAGGGCCTCGGCGTCCGCAAGGGCCCGGTCGGCAGCGGCGAAGTGGTCACCCTGCCGGTGGCCGCGGCCACCGGCGGCACGCCCACCGCGGTGGTGCTGAACGTGACGGCGACGAACCCGACGCAGCCGAGCTTCGTGTCGGTGTACCCGAGCGGCACGACCCGCTCCAGCGCGTCGAACCTGAACTTCACCCCGGGCCGGACGATCCCCAACCTGGTGGTCGTGCCGGTCATCAACGGGAGCGTGAGCTTCTACAACAACCAGGGCACCGTCGACCTGATCGCCGACATCACCGGCTACTTCACCTCGACCGGTGACGGCGCCACGCAGACCAACTTCGGCCCGAAGCGCCTGATGGACACCCGCACGGGCACCGGCGTCCCGGCCGCCCCGGTCGGCACCGGCGGCGTGGTCACCCTGCCCGTGGCGGGCGTCGACGGCATCCCGGCCACCGGCGTCAAGGCCGTCGTGCTGAACGTGACGGCGACGAACCCGACGCAGCCGAGCTTCGTGTCGGTGTACCCGAGCGGCACGACCCGCTCCAGCGCGTCGAACCTGAACTTCACCCCGGGCCAGACGATCCCCAACCTGGTGGTCGTTCCCGTGGTGGACGGCAAGGTCAGCTTCTACAACAACCAGGGCACCGTCGACCTGATCGCGGACATCACCGGCTACTTCTCGGACAGTGACGCGGGCGCGACGCACGCGAACTTCGGCCCGAAGCGCCTGATGGACACCCGCACCGGCACCGGCGTCCGCCAGGGCCCGGTCACCGGCGGCAGCGTCGTCACGCTGCCCGTCGCGGGCATCGGCGGCGTCCCTGCCACCGGGATCAAGGCCGTGGTGCTGAACGTGACCGCGACGAACCCGACCGAGGCCAGCTTCGTGTCGGTCTTCCCGAGCGGCACGACCCGTACGAGTGCCTCGAACCTGAACTTCACCCCCGGCCTCACCATCCCCAACCTGGTGGTCGTGCCCGTGGTGGACGGCAAGGTCAGCTTCTACAACAACTCGGGTTCCGTGGACCTCATCGCGGACATCACGGGGTACTTCCGCTGA